The genomic DNA AATCAAACAAGAGAAAACGAAACTCAAAAACCATGATTTGGAATATATTAACAATATTGATTATTCAAATAATAATCTTTATAAGCAAAACTTTACATGATTTAATCTATATGATCTTGtatattatattttcttttcttCAAGATTATTTAGTACCGACTCGAAGAATATGTATAATAGAGAGCCCTATCCCACACAATTCAAAAGTCGCGTTATTTCTTTTGGTTAAAGGCGAAACAACATTCCGCTTCTCTTTGAACCCATTTTCACAAGTGGTAGCCGCATCCATAACCGAGCTTATATGTACATTCGCCTCGTCATAGTGCTTCGACTTGTAACTTTTCATGGCATGTTTGATATCAGTGACCGCGTTAGAGTAAAGTTCAAAACAATCATCTAAACGCATCTTTTGAGATGAACTGCCCTTCTTTTTCAATAAGTTTTTGACGTGAGACCTTGTGTCGCTCACATTCGTGTGTGTTAGTCGAAGTGAGATCTTCCCGAGGCCTCTAACGTCAGCATGACGGCTTCCTGAGGCAGCTTCAAGAGAGGTGGTGCAAAATTGGTAGTTCACAGTTGGATCTTGTTGAGAGCAAACTTTGCAAGTGCCATGAATTAATGTTTGTGCATGGATTGAAAGAAAGAAGAGGGTAAAGAGGATGAATGGAAGAGAGCACCAAGGAGAAAACATTTCTACTATGGCAAATGCTTCTAGCGTTTTTAAGAAATGAATTTGGTTTAAGTAGGAGAAAAAGGGGTGTGTTTTGGTCGTTCACCAAATTTCAAACtttattttgaaagtttttttGGTATTTTAATTGAAATTGACATTTATGCCTTTTTTATAGTTGGATGCTTTTAATTTTGAAAACATATACATGTATCTACTGTAAATTACTTTTTAACGCCCTGTGTGTTAGTGGTTTAACCCACTTGAgtacaaaataaaaaaagtttaacgttttgagtccctaaccgctcattttataacgttttgactCCCTGTGCTTTAGTaattttaaccacttgagtccaaaatcaaaagtacAAGTGTTAAAAATTGGTCtcaaaatgttacaaaatgaGGGGTTAGAGACTCAGGGCAACGTTTTGATTTTgaattcaaatggttaaaactaTTAAAACACATGGgcttaaaaagtaatttactctatatattttttataattttgatATATAGATAGTTAAGTGGTGTTTcaattaatagaattttctttgATATTTACCACACTTGATGCAAATTATTTGGTATTAAACacctactttttttttttttttttttttttttttgaacggcaaatttggatcactgacggaccactggagtatcatcgtgccaccagcagaaccacccgatcatatccatctccactgggcaataatgcctatacaccaattcaggaggaaacccaataaatctgggaaaaccccctttgtgggaatcgaacccatgacctaatggtcataagccttatcccacccccaaataccactaggctataatgccatgggtattAAACACCTACTGAGTAACTAGTTATCAAAGTATTTGGTATTTTAAAGTATTTGGTATTTTACTTAAAACAGTTGCAAAGTAGTTAATCATGGTAACTAAATagcaaaaaaattcaaaatatatAACATGATATGAGTCATGCTACCACACAGTTTCAAGGTGGTTAATGTTGTTTTCTTTCTTAATTTCAAATATATGTTTACAACCTTCAAGAACCAGCAGGATGGCCACTTATACGGTACTGGTATTtttagaggtgtacaaatcggtctTTTTTAAAAATCGGTTCCGGTTATTATTCAAACCGATTTTTTTCATCAAAAACAAAAACTGTGGtttcggttactaaccggttttttATACACCTCTAGGTATTTGAGTGTAAAAACAGGTAAATATCGGTACCGAACTGGTACCGAAAACTTCAAAAGTGGATACCGAATCTGTACCAGGAATAtttcggttcaggaaattcgataccagtaccatttgctcatcggTACGTGCAAGTTATTTCAATTCTTGTTGCAATTGCGTATATGCTTATCTCAACATTCGTATTACCAAAACTCGTGGTCAATGAGATAAAGGGTACTCATCATATGCATTGCATAGGCCAAAATGGAACCCTCCTTATTTGGGAAAAGAAAGCAAAACCAACTTCTGaaataacataaaaaacaaattaaaacaccCAAACAACGATAATGGGTGGTTGGTGCTTTTATAAAGATTAGATCTTATAATCTGTAACCTTTACTCCTTTAGTCTTCGatcactaattttaacgttattttattaagtttgtgaaaataacgtcaaaagagggggatggttaatcatgcatcatgtggtgacgttgatagccgaaagGCAAGGGAGTaaatgcactaatcggcctttgtcttaattgctgaGTGTTGCCAtttgtccaaggcttgatgcagaACTGCTATCGAGccgagggtctcactggaagcaacctctctatttcTACGAGCTaaaggtaaggttgtctacatcttaccttccttagaccctaccttagctttgctattggtgagatttactgagtatggtGATGACGAcgactttctttctttctttctttctttcttaatatTTAATTATCTATTTGTAGATGCTAACAAGACCTATTTTGATTTTCACTTAAAGTTTGTGCATGCAACGCATTAAGTGTGTCATTTTAATAAGAAATGTTGGGATTAAAATTAGGGGAACTGATGAGAGTGAACTCATGTTTCTGATTTGTAACGATGACTAAATGATTACTGGCTCACTCCACTTATAGCAATGTGTCATGTTCCTCATGTTCTTCTTCGTCTTCTATACCACGCTCGTCTTTTTCATTACCCGATTCCAACAACATTTTACCTTCTTCCGAGTTATTAACACCATTAATGGTTGCACTTCTTTTATAATTCCAAACAAGCATAGAAACATAATCTTGAGGTGAAATGAGACCTTCTTCAATTAAAGTCGTACGATTTTGTTCAAATGTTTTCGGATCATCCAGTCTTATATATTCAAGCAACGCCTTCTCGTGATCGGGCCTCCAGCCCACCGGAAACGGGCTGTAATCAGTCTCGGGCACCAACGACATTCGTGTATACTGAAGTCCTTCAATCGACTCCGCAAGACCCATTCTTAATAAATTATTATATGCCGGTGACTGCCCTTTTTTCGCCTTTAACGGACGTCCAAGTGTTCTATCACCGATTTTAAAAACTTTCGCACGCGAACGAAGCTTATATTTGGCAGCGTAGAGTTTAGCAAGCGAACCTCGTATAATATAAGAACAAAAATTCACTATCTTTTTTCGATTATCAGCAAACCGATACCACTCGACCATTGTAGTCAAAAGCTTGTTCATTTGTGCGTTCGTGTGCGCTTGTGTGGCGTGAAACATCCGGAaacacggttgcgggtccggatCTCTATCCCCTTTTAAGAATCCCAATTTTCTAAACTGTTTAATGGATTGTTTGAGACTCGCGGTTACCGATAATAAAGTACCAACGCCTTTTTCACTTATGATTTTACCACCCGTTGCGGTATATCTAAGAGTCGGATATACAACTCTTCTACATAAAACATGATCAAGAAACATTATTCCTTTTGTTATATGCTCAATCGGGAGAGACTCGTTATCGAGTTTGAGCGTGTATTTCTGATCACAAAACTCGATTAATTGTTTTCTAAGAATCGCTGCATCCGCTCTCGGGCCACGAACTCCAATCAAGAAATGACCACCGAAACGTATATAATCGATTCTTCGAGTTTTATCAGGCCCGCTAGTCGGAACGAACTCGGGCCAAGACGTATTCCCTTGGTCAACTTCTCCTTCCGGACTATTCCATATTACGTCACTCTTTGACGGTCGGTAAAATTCCTTAATTTTACCCTCCATCCAACGGTCTAATTCATCTAGACAAATGTTACCCAGTAACGGGCTTAAAATCCCGCAATGCCCCCAAGTAGGAACCTTTTCAGCTTCTTCAGGTGCAAACCCGAAAAACGACTCTAACCAATACGGGTCGGGTTTAGGTTCGTCTTCCGCTAAAACCCGCTTTTTCTGATACTTCCGCCGAATTCTCTTCTTTTCTACAGGCGGGCTTGTGATTACCGGAGTCGTCAACGCAGATTTCACCAAATCGATCACCATTTTATCCCTCACGTCCCTCGTCAACGCACTAATCACCAATCCAACTTTCATCCCATCCAAAACGGTACTCAAATCCCCTTTTATATACCACAAATACCCCGCGAAACTCCTCCTAATCACCCTCAACGCAGTATGCGCAGTCCTGCCGGGCCTAAACGCGTACGACTTCTCCGAAAACCGCGCTTCAAACACGGGCTCCAAAATCATAAACAAAACCTCTTGCACAATCCTATCTTGAAACGGGCTCGGCTGCGTAGTAGTCAATATCGCCCTAATCTTCCTCTTCGACAACGACTCATACTCAGTCTTATCCTTTGGCGACTTAATAAAAAACTCCAAGCGCGCACCCCACCTAAAGCGGTTATCAAGAACCGCGTTTCTAAGCGCAAGTAAATCCTCAAGTGCTGATCTTTGTACCGAACTTTTCGGCATGTAAGCACCCATTTCATCAGCACAAACTTTCTGATAAGCTAAGACCCATAACTCGAATCTTCTTAAGTAATTAGTTAAATTGGTGAGAGTTTGATTAGGGTTTCTAAAACTTTCTATCCATAACTCTGAACAGACTGATACACCGTCTTCTTTCATTAGGGTTGATGGGTCATTTGGGTCTGGGCTGACATTATTTTTTCTAAACTTGTAGTTGTTATTGAACTGGGTTGATGTGTACATGAATGCCCTGAACCCATTTGTTCGAGGGTTTGAAACGGTTGATGTGCGTGTGGGGTTTAGTAGTATTGAATGACAGAGAAAAGTAAACCGGCGATTCATCTAAACCGAAGTTGAAAAGTGCTCTAACGATGGAGGTGGGGAGAGAGCCTCGAGTTACAGTCCCTGAGTCCCTGAATGAAACCAACTGATGTACTTaaatccaattccaattccaatatAAAGTTGCAAAATGTACAATGTATTCTGTATAAATGGACCATGCATGCATGAGACACCTAAGTAAcagaaacatgaacataaatgTAAATACAGAAACAAAAGATAAATGACCTCCAGGCGAATTAGCACTCTGTCAGCTTGTGGCTTAACCTTTAAACACAAagcaatataaaaaaaaaaaacaatgaataTACTTGTACACAGCACATCACCTAGCAGAACAACATTATTGACACAAATACATACAATGCACATTAGTAATTAATTTCCAACTTTTCTAACTTAAACCTTTTAAATTACTAAAAAAATAGTTAATTAATTACAAATTCATTTAACCATATTCAATAAGTAGCCAATAAAATTGAATGTTAGGTTAATTATCTTCCACAAAatgaaaagaatacataaattatagcaataaatatataaaattaacctTCGTGGGCTCATACTTGGTTGCAATTGCATTAACCTTGAATGAATTTCTTCGTAGACCTATACAATAATACACAATTAATTAAAAAACAACAGAAAGATGAAGCAAATAATAATAGTAGAAAGTGTTGAAAATGAAGCAGATGAAGAATACCTAAACTTGTGGTTTTAGTAGGTACAGAAGAAGAAGAGCGAAGGTCTGTAACGAAAGAAGAAAAAGGTTTAGCTACTGTGTAGAGGGTGGGTTAGGGCTACTTACTTGTATGGACTCTTCACTAGGGTTCTAGAGTCACGAATGAGCCGAGAGCTCGAGCAGGCCTTAAGAGCCCGAGGCAAAAATATGACTCGGTTAGCTATCAAGTTTGAGCTCAACCTTTATTACATGGTTTAGCCTTGTGAACTTAAACGTGCCCAAACagattaatattattatttttata from Helianthus annuus cultivar XRQ/B chromosome 7, HanXRQr2.0-SUNRISE, whole genome shotgun sequence includes the following:
- the LOC110867793 gene encoding nuclear intron maturase 2, mitochondrial produces the protein MNRRFTFLCHSILLNPTRTSTVSNPRTNGFRAFMYTSTQFNNNYKFRKNNVSPDPNDPSTLMKEDGVSVCSELWIESFRNPNQTLTNLTNYLRRFELWVLAYQKVCADEMGAYMPKSSVQRSALEDLLALRNAVLDNRFRWGARLEFFIKSPKDKTEYESLSKRKIRAILTTTQPSPFQDRIVQEVLFMILEPVFEARFSEKSYAFRPGRTAHTALRVIRRSFAGYLWYIKGDLSTVLDGMKVGLVISALTRDVRDKMVIDLVKSALTTPVITSPPVEKKRIRRKYQKKRVLAEDEPKPDPYWLESFFGFAPEEAEKVPTWGHCGILSPLLGNICLDELDRWMEGKIKEFYRPSKSDVIWNSPEGEVDQGNTSWPEFVPTSGPDKTRRIDYIRFGGHFLIGVRGPRADAAILRKQLIEFCDQKYTLKLDNESLPIEHITKGIMFLDHVLCRRVVYPTLRYTATGGKIISEKGVGTLLSVTASLKQSIKQFRKLGFLKGDRDPDPQPCFRMFHATQAHTNAQMNKLLTTMVEWYRFADNRKKIVNFCSYIIRGSLAKLYAAKYKLRSRAKVFKIGDRTLGRPLKAKKGQSPAYNNLLRMGLAESIEGLQYTRMSLVPETDYSPFPVGWRPDHEKALLEYIRLDDPKTFEQNRTTLIEEGLISPQDYVSMLVWNYKRSATINGVNNSEEGKMLLESGNEKDERGIEDEEEHEEHDTLL